In Modestobacter versicolor, a single genomic region encodes these proteins:
- a CDS encoding WhiB family transcriptional regulator: protein MADVFDPGFPGFGDEEQGWQERALCAETDPEAFFPEKGGSTREAKKICTGCEVRSECLEYALANDERFGIWGGLSERERRRLRRRAS from the coding sequence ATGGCCGACGTCTTCGACCCGGGCTTCCCCGGCTTCGGCGACGAGGAGCAGGGCTGGCAGGAGCGCGCGCTGTGCGCCGAGACCGACCCCGAGGCCTTCTTCCCGGAGAAGGGCGGCTCCACCCGCGAGGCCAAGAAGATCTGCACCGGCTGCGAGGTCCGCTCCGAGTGCCTCGAGTACGCCCTCGCCAACGACGAGCGCTTCGGCATCTGGGGCGGCCTCTCCGAGCGTGAGCGCCGCCGCCTCCGTCGCCGCGCCTCCTGA
- a CDS encoding DUF885 family protein, which translates to MSEPVRPPSDLDQLADRFVDDYAASQPAVATYIGVRGHDDRWPDLTPDGHAAHADLLRTTIAAVDRVDPVDRRDEVARAAMLERLGAELARSDAGWAQADLNTIDSPLQAFRSTFDLMPTVTEHDWATIARRLAAVPAALDGYAVGLAEAARGGRMSAARQVRLGAQIARRWAGTPAHPGFFAELVAAAPAGSEGLTRDLARAAQETSGALLGFADRIEEQLLPQAPEADGVGRERYALESRFHAGIDLDLEETYAWGWEELARIVAEKEAVAESIAPGQGVAGAVAVLDADPARQVRGREALQAWLQETADRAMTALDGVHFDIPDPVKRIEGRLTPTSGEGVYYTGPTEDFSRPGRMWWSLPEGVTDMTTWRETTTVFHEGVPGHHLQIAQTVYNAALLNRWQRLLCWCSGHAEGWALYSERLMAELGFLDDPGDRLGMLDAQELRAARVVLDIGVHLDLPIPAGRATGDRWTYDVALAFLRTHVDMEDAMRVDELHRYLGWPGQAPVYKVGERVWLTCREQAELRAGGEFDLTAWHRTALDLGPLGLAPLAAELARI; encoded by the coding sequence GTGAGTGAGCCCGTGCGCCCGCCGTCCGATCTCGACCAGCTCGCCGACCGCTTCGTCGACGACTACGCCGCCTCGCAGCCCGCGGTGGCCACCTACATCGGCGTCCGGGGGCACGACGACCGCTGGCCCGACCTCACCCCGGACGGCCATGCCGCCCACGCCGACCTGCTGCGGACGACGATCGCCGCCGTCGACCGGGTCGACCCCGTCGACCGCCGCGACGAGGTCGCCCGCGCCGCGATGCTGGAGCGCCTGGGCGCCGAGCTGGCGCGCTCCGACGCCGGCTGGGCGCAGGCCGACCTGAACACCATCGACAGCCCGCTGCAGGCCTTCCGCTCCACCTTCGACCTGATGCCGACCGTGACCGAGCACGACTGGGCGACGATCGCCCGCCGGCTCGCGGCCGTGCCCGCAGCGCTGGACGGCTACGCCGTCGGCCTGGCGGAGGCGGCCCGCGGTGGCCGGATGTCCGCCGCCCGGCAGGTGCGGCTGGGCGCGCAGATCGCCCGTCGCTGGGCCGGCACCCCGGCGCACCCGGGCTTCTTCGCCGAGCTCGTGGCCGCCGCGCCGGCCGGGTCCGAGGGGCTCACCCGCGACCTGGCCCGCGCCGCGCAGGAGACCTCGGGTGCGCTGCTCGGCTTCGCCGACCGGATCGAGGAGCAGCTGCTGCCGCAGGCGCCGGAGGCCGATGGCGTCGGCCGGGAGCGCTACGCCCTGGAGTCCCGCTTCCACGCCGGCATCGACCTGGACCTCGAGGAAACCTACGCCTGGGGCTGGGAGGAGCTCGCCCGGATCGTCGCGGAGAAGGAGGCCGTCGCCGAGTCGATCGCCCCGGGGCAGGGCGTGGCCGGCGCGGTGGCCGTGCTGGACGCCGACCCGGCCCGCCAGGTGCGCGGTCGCGAGGCGCTGCAGGCCTGGCTGCAGGAGACCGCCGACCGGGCGATGACCGCGCTGGACGGCGTGCACTTCGACATCCCGGACCCGGTGAAGCGGATCGAGGGACGGCTGACCCCGACGTCCGGCGAGGGCGTCTACTACACCGGCCCGACCGAGGACTTCAGCCGGCCGGGGCGGATGTGGTGGTCGCTGCCCGAGGGCGTCACCGACATGACCACCTGGCGGGAGACGACGACGGTCTTCCACGAGGGGGTGCCCGGCCACCACCTGCAGATCGCGCAGACCGTCTACAACGCAGCACTGCTCAACCGCTGGCAGCGGCTGCTGTGCTGGTGCTCCGGGCACGCCGAGGGCTGGGCGCTGTACTCCGAGCGGCTGATGGCCGAGCTCGGCTTCCTCGACGACCCGGGCGACCGGCTCGGGATGCTCGACGCCCAGGAACTGCGGGCGGCGCGGGTGGTGCTGGACATCGGCGTCCACCTGGACCTGCCCATCCCGGCCGGCCGGGCGACCGGCGACCGGTGGACCTACGACGTCGCACTGGCGTTCCTGCGCACGCACGTGGACATGGAGGACGCGATGCGGGTCGACGAGCTGCACCGCTACCTCGGCTGGCCGGGGCAGGCGCCGGTCTACAAGGTCGGCGAGCGGGTGTGGCTGACCTGCCGGGAGCAGGCCGAGCTGCGGGCCGGCGGCGAGTTCGACCTCACCGCCTGGCACCGCACCGCCCTGGACCTCGGGCCGCTCGGGCTCGCCCCGCTGGCCGCCGAGCTCGCCCGGATCTGA
- a CDS encoding prealbumin-like fold domain-containing protein, with product MGLLVAAGATAPAALAEVGTTSGGGTGPEDQLTTGPQTAGALQAAPSAPVIGQISGDFGLGKDGTTSDFTFTVGAEKGTVPSNYSFAGVTFQLTRGDGVTGTCTTNGQGKCTVVQGDKGTRSGESITLPSGVYTVQQTAVPAGLARLGGTGELEIVKGDKTKKGDAVANTAVFRRDIVAAVRDARPFGLPLGGASYALTAPAYAQQGTTPVKPAPTGTTNSLGLVSFSGWFVPGSGYALTPVAVPTGYQAGQPTAFSISTSSRAETGQPWGVELRVARAAEVPTPTTTPAPTTTPAPTTTAPPTTTAPETSAPVTSAPVTTQAPVTTAPVTTASEPSAPETAAPETTTPLTTAPETTAPETTPETTTPETTTPQTTTAPQPTAGAPVAAPPAQVDAGTGAGTAAGQPAGAPVAAGAAPQAAGRAAAAEVPSDGGLSEPEVPLSLGPPTVAQPTGAAPQPAGQAAELDEPLLQTASSGLPDPAVIALGVGFLLVVGGGFGFLVWRRAQRG from the coding sequence ATGGGCCTGCTCGTGGCCGCCGGTGCCACCGCGCCGGCGGCGCTGGCCGAGGTCGGGACGACCAGCGGGGGCGGCACCGGCCCCGAGGACCAGCTGACCACCGGCCCGCAGACCGCCGGGGCACTGCAGGCCGCTCCGTCGGCCCCCGTCATCGGCCAGATCAGCGGCGACTTCGGGCTGGGCAAGGACGGCACGACCTCGGACTTCACCTTCACCGTCGGCGCCGAGAAGGGCACCGTGCCGAGCAACTACAGCTTCGCCGGCGTCACCTTCCAGCTGACCCGCGGCGACGGCGTCACGGGCACGTGCACCACCAACGGCCAGGGGAAGTGCACCGTCGTCCAGGGCGACAAGGGCACCCGGTCCGGTGAGTCGATCACGCTGCCCTCCGGTGTGTACACGGTGCAGCAGACCGCGGTGCCGGCCGGCCTGGCCCGGCTCGGCGGCACCGGCGAGCTCGAGATCGTCAAGGGCGACAAGACCAAGAAGGGCGACGCCGTCGCCAACACGGCGGTGTTCCGGCGCGACATCGTGGCCGCCGTCCGGGACGCCCGGCCGTTCGGGCTGCCGCTCGGCGGGGCCAGCTACGCCCTCACCGCCCCGGCCTACGCCCAGCAGGGCACCACCCCGGTGAAGCCGGCGCCCACCGGCACCACCAACTCCCTCGGCCTGGTCTCGTTCTCGGGCTGGTTCGTGCCGGGCAGCGGCTACGCCCTGACCCCGGTCGCCGTGCCCACCGGCTACCAGGCCGGCCAGCCCACCGCCTTCTCGATCAGCACCAGCAGCCGCGCCGAGACCGGCCAGCCGTGGGGCGTCGAGCTCCGGGTGGCGCGGGCCGCCGAGGTGCCGACGCCGACCACCACCCCCGCACCGACCACGACCCCGGCGCCGACGACGACCGCCCCGCCGACCACCACGGCGCCGGAGACCAGCGCTCCGGTGACCAGTGCGCCGGTGACCACCCAGGCCCCGGTCACCACGGCGCCGGTCACCACGGCGTCAGAGCCCAGCGCGCCGGAGACCGCGGCCCCGGAGACCACCACGCCCCTGACCACCGCGCCGGAGACCACCGCGCCGGAGACGACGCCGGAGACCACGACGCCGGAGACCACGACGCCGCAGACGACGACGGCTCCCCAGCCGACCGCCGGTGCGCCGGTCGCGGCGCCCCCGGCCCAGGTCGACGCGGGGACCGGCGCCGGGACGGCCGCCGGCCAGCCGGCCGGTGCACCGGTGGCCGCCGGCGCTGCCCCCCAGGCGGCCGGGCGGGCCGCCGCGGCGGAGGTGCCGTCGGACGGTGGTCTCTCCGAGCCGGAGGTGCCGCTCAGCCTCGGCCCGCCGACCGTCGCCCAGCCGACCGGCGCCGCGCCGCAGCCGGCCGGTCAGGCCGCCGAGCTGGACGAGCCGCTGCTGCAGACGGCCAGCTCCGGCCTGCCGGACCCCGCGGTGATCGCCCTCGGCGTCGGCTTCCTGCTGGTGGTCGGCGGTGGCTTCGGCTTCCTGGTGTGGCGGCGTGCCCAGCGGGGCTGA
- a CDS encoding NADPH:quinone reductase, which produces MRAISYSQPGGPDVLQLGDRATPEPGPGEVRVRLAFSGVNPTDWKSRSTTQPGPGGQVPDQDGSGTVDAVGEGVDPVLVGERVWIWEAAWQRPHGTAAEYTVVPARQTVLLGADASFELGAALGIPFLTAHRCLTVAESLPDRIGPGTLDGRTVLVQGGAGAVGNAAIQLARWADATVIATVSGPDKAQLAARAGADHVVNYRQQDVVAEVRKIAPHGVDAIVEVSAATNAAVDAQVIGMHGSIAMYADDGGAEVTIPVRAQMGPNARWQFVLVYTEPRRAKELAVEDVNAAVLDGAVRVGTDAGLPLHVFPLAETAAAHQAVQDGAVGKVLVDVTR; this is translated from the coding sequence GTGCGAGCCATCTCCTACAGCCAGCCCGGTGGTCCCGACGTCCTGCAGCTCGGCGACCGCGCCACCCCTGAACCGGGGCCCGGTGAGGTGCGGGTGCGCCTGGCCTTCTCCGGCGTCAACCCGACCGACTGGAAGTCCCGCAGCACCACCCAGCCCGGCCCCGGCGGCCAGGTGCCCGACCAGGACGGCTCCGGCACCGTGGACGCCGTCGGCGAGGGCGTCGACCCGGTCCTCGTCGGTGAGCGGGTCTGGATCTGGGAAGCCGCCTGGCAGCGCCCGCACGGGACGGCCGCCGAGTACACCGTCGTACCGGCCCGGCAGACCGTCCTCCTCGGCGCCGACGCCTCCTTCGAGCTCGGCGCCGCCCTCGGCATCCCCTTCCTCACCGCGCACCGCTGCCTGACCGTCGCCGAGTCGCTCCCCGACCGGATCGGCCCGGGCACGCTCGACGGCCGCACCGTGCTCGTCCAGGGCGGCGCGGGCGCGGTCGGCAACGCCGCCATCCAGCTCGCCCGCTGGGCCGACGCCACCGTCATCGCCACGGTGAGCGGGCCGGACAAGGCCCAGCTGGCCGCCCGGGCCGGCGCCGACCACGTCGTCAACTACCGGCAGCAGGACGTCGTGGCCGAGGTGCGCAAGATCGCCCCGCACGGCGTGGACGCGATCGTCGAGGTCTCGGCCGCGACCAACGCCGCCGTCGACGCGCAGGTGATCGGCATGCACGGCTCGATCGCGATGTACGCCGACGACGGCGGCGCCGAGGTGACCATCCCGGTGCGCGCCCAGATGGGGCCGAACGCCCGCTGGCAGTTCGTGCTGGTCTACACCGAGCCGCGCCGGGCCAAGGAGCTCGCGGTGGAGGACGTCAACGCCGCCGTGCTCGACGGCGCGGTCCGGGTCGGCACCGACGCGGGGCTGCCGCTGCACGTGTTCCCGCTCGCCGAGACCGCGGCGGCGCACCAGGCGGTGCAGGACGGCGCCGTCGGCAAGGTGCTCGTCGACGTCACCCGGTGA
- a CDS encoding acyl-CoA dehydrogenase family protein, with protein sequence MLDYRLDEETEALRKVVREFAVEVIAPQIGGFYERDEFPTEIVRQMGELGLFGLPFPEEYGGSGGDYFTLCVALEELARVDSSVAITLEAGVSLGAMPIYRFGTEEQKQQWLPRLCSGEALGAFGLTEPGGGSDAGATRTTARLEDGEWVVNGSKAFITNAGTGMTDLVTVTAVTGTRPDGGKEISAIVVPSGTPGFTVGKRYSKVGWNASDTRELAFSDVRVPAENLVGERGRGYAQFLSILDEGRIAISALAVGLAQGCVDESLKYAGEREAFGQAIGKNQAVQFMIADMEVRASTARLAYYRAAEKMLRGEPFKREASIAKLYSSEMAMENARYAAQVHGGYGFMTEFPVGRFYRDAKILEIGEGTSEVQRMLIARSLGLG encoded by the coding sequence TTGCTGGACTACCGGCTCGACGAGGAGACCGAGGCGCTGCGGAAGGTCGTGCGCGAGTTCGCCGTCGAGGTGATCGCACCGCAGATCGGCGGGTTCTACGAGCGCGACGAGTTCCCCACCGAGATCGTCCGGCAGATGGGCGAGCTCGGGCTGTTCGGGCTGCCCTTCCCGGAGGAGTACGGCGGCTCGGGCGGTGACTACTTCACCCTGTGCGTCGCCCTGGAGGAGCTGGCCCGGGTCGACAGCTCGGTGGCCATCACGCTGGAGGCCGGCGTCTCGCTCGGCGCGATGCCGATCTACCGGTTCGGCACCGAGGAGCAGAAGCAGCAGTGGCTGCCCCGGCTGTGCTCCGGGGAGGCGCTGGGCGCGTTCGGGCTCACCGAGCCCGGCGGCGGCTCCGACGCCGGGGCGACGAGGACGACCGCCCGGCTCGAGGACGGCGAGTGGGTGGTCAACGGCTCGAAGGCGTTCATCACCAACGCCGGCACCGGGATGACCGACCTGGTCACCGTCACCGCGGTCACCGGCACCCGGCCCGACGGCGGCAAGGAGATCTCGGCGATCGTCGTCCCGTCCGGCACCCCGGGCTTCACCGTCGGCAAGCGCTACTCCAAGGTCGGCTGGAACGCCTCGGACACCCGCGAGCTGGCGTTCAGCGACGTGCGGGTGCCGGCGGAGAACCTGGTGGGGGAGCGGGGCCGCGGCTACGCGCAGTTCCTCTCCATCCTCGACGAGGGCCGGATCGCGATCTCCGCGCTGGCCGTCGGGCTGGCCCAGGGCTGCGTCGACGAGTCGCTGAAGTACGCCGGGGAGCGGGAGGCCTTCGGGCAGGCCATCGGCAAGAACCAGGCGGTGCAGTTCATGATCGCCGACATGGAGGTGCGGGCCTCCACCGCGCGGCTGGCCTACTACCGGGCTGCGGAGAAGATGCTGCGCGGCGAGCCGTTCAAGCGCGAGGCGTCGATCGCCAAGCTCTACAGCTCGGAGATGGCGATGGAGAACGCCCGCTACGCCGCGCAGGTGCACGGCGGCTACGGCTTCATGACCGAGTTCCCGGTGGGCCGGTTCTACCGGGACGCCAAGATCCTGGAGATCGGCGAGGGCACCAGCGAGGTGCAGCGGATGCTGATCGCCCGCTCGCTCGGCCTGGGCTGA
- a CDS encoding glycoside hydrolase family 55 protein: MDTGRAPEKPLTPRRRLRRLPGLLALAVALSTAPAATGVAAAAPPQQVDPTRPDLGVNVTVFDPSTPLAEIQAKADAVYAQQVANEMGTQRYALLFKPGTYGTATQPLQIKVGYYTEVAGLGASPQDVTINGKVEVYNRCRPNADGSNNCIALDNFWRSVSNLRLAVNGAGQDGCRQTANFFAVSQASPMRRVEVTGGTLSLMDYCTEGPQYASGGFLADSRAGDVVNGSQQQWLTRNSTIGSWSNGVWNQVFSGVEGAPSEAGFPVPPYTTVEDTPVSREKPYLFVDAAGAYQVRVPSAQANTRGVSWDEGQTAGRTVPLTEFFIARPSTSVQEINSQLARGRHLLLTPGVYDVARSIAVKRADTVVLGLGLATLTAVDGSVPLTVADVPGVVVAGVTIDAGAQESPVLLQVGSRNGNSSPKKSGATNPTTLSDVFFRVGGPHVGKADTALVVNSDHVLIDHTWVWRADHGVEGFTAGVNGDTDRWRTNTGRTGVVVNGSDVTATGLFVEHFQQHNTIWNGERGRVVLYQNEIPYDPPSQADWQEPDGTPGWAAYVVGDHVQQHRLDGGGVYGYQRNAAPGITTATGFRVPETPGVQLHHVMTVHLDGIGVIEHVVNDVGGRSDSSTQGAPQYVVDFPAP; encoded by the coding sequence ATGGACACCGGTCGTGCTCCTGAGAAGCCCCTGACACCACGCCGCCGGCTCCGGCGACTGCCCGGGCTGCTGGCCCTGGCCGTCGCCCTGAGCACGGCACCGGCGGCGACGGGCGTCGCCGCCGCCGCTCCGCCCCAGCAGGTCGACCCGACCCGGCCCGACCTGGGTGTGAACGTCACCGTGTTCGACCCCAGCACCCCGCTGGCGGAGATCCAGGCGAAGGCCGACGCCGTCTACGCGCAGCAGGTGGCCAACGAGATGGGCACGCAGCGGTACGCGCTGCTGTTCAAGCCGGGCACCTACGGCACCGCGACCCAGCCGCTGCAGATCAAGGTCGGCTACTACACCGAGGTCGCCGGCCTGGGTGCCTCGCCGCAGGACGTCACGATCAACGGCAAGGTCGAGGTCTACAACCGCTGCCGCCCCAACGCCGACGGCTCGAACAACTGCATCGCGCTGGACAACTTCTGGCGGTCGGTGTCCAACCTCCGCCTGGCGGTCAACGGCGCCGGCCAGGACGGGTGCCGGCAGACCGCCAACTTCTTCGCGGTGTCCCAGGCCTCGCCGATGCGCCGCGTCGAGGTCACCGGCGGCACCCTGTCGCTGATGGACTACTGCACCGAGGGGCCGCAGTACGCCAGCGGCGGCTTCCTCGCCGACTCGCGGGCCGGTGACGTCGTCAACGGCTCGCAGCAGCAGTGGCTGACCCGGAACAGCACGATCGGCAGCTGGTCCAACGGCGTGTGGAACCAGGTCTTCTCCGGGGTCGAGGGTGCGCCCAGCGAGGCCGGGTTCCCGGTCCCGCCGTACACCACGGTGGAGGACACCCCGGTCAGCCGGGAGAAGCCGTACCTCTTCGTCGACGCGGCGGGGGCCTACCAGGTCCGCGTCCCCTCGGCGCAGGCGAACACCCGGGGCGTGAGCTGGGACGAGGGCCAGACCGCCGGCCGCACCGTCCCGCTGACCGAGTTCTTCATCGCCCGACCGTCGACGTCGGTGCAGGAGATCAACTCGCAGCTCGCCCGCGGCAGGCACCTGCTGCTCACCCCCGGCGTGTACGACGTCGCGCGGAGCATCGCGGTCAAGCGGGCCGACACCGTCGTCCTCGGGCTGGGCCTCGCCACGCTGACCGCGGTGGACGGCTCGGTGCCGCTGACGGTCGCCGACGTGCCGGGTGTGGTCGTCGCCGGCGTCACGATCGACGCCGGCGCGCAGGAGTCCCCGGTGCTGCTGCAGGTCGGCAGCAGGAACGGGAACAGCAGCCCGAAGAAGAGCGGTGCGACCAACCCGACGACGCTGTCCGACGTCTTCTTCCGGGTCGGCGGCCCGCACGTGGGCAAGGCCGACACGGCGCTGGTGGTCAACAGCGACCACGTGCTCATCGACCACACCTGGGTGTGGCGGGCCGACCACGGGGTCGAGGGCTTCACCGCCGGGGTCAACGGTGACACCGACCGGTGGCGCACCAACACCGGGCGCACCGGGGTGGTCGTGAACGGGTCGGACGTCACCGCGACCGGCCTGTTCGTCGAGCACTTCCAGCAGCACAACACCATCTGGAACGGCGAGCGCGGCCGGGTCGTGCTGTACCAGAACGAGATCCCGTACGACCCGCCGTCGCAGGCCGACTGGCAGGAGCCGGACGGCACGCCCGGGTGGGCCGCGTACGTGGTCGGTGACCACGTGCAGCAGCACCGGCTGGACGGCGGCGGGGTGTACGGCTACCAGCGCAACGCCGCCCCCGGCATCACCACGGCCACGGGGTTCCGGGTGCCGGAGACCCCGGGCGTGCAGCTGCACCACGTGATGACCGTGCACCTCGACGGGATCGGCGTGATCGAGCACGTGGTCAACGACGTGGGCGGCCGGTCGGACAGCAGCACCCAGGGCGCGCCGCAGTACGTCGTCGACTTCCCGGCGCCGTGA
- a CDS encoding metallophosphoesterase gives MRALTGVLATAAALSTVGGAVSAPAAQAADTEPASRFTLAVLPDTQFYSRYAESQFELPERYGDGNNPFAVQTEWLAENADALNVPFVAHLGDVVDQVGQDVEWRTADAAMRTLDDADLPYSILAGNHDVRNSADDLFDDQYDLAQEPFLDWFGPDRAAEQSTYGGSDPTGMNSYHLFEAEGQQFMVLALSWRASDATLAWADQVMAQHPTVPVILTSHEVLNIEPDGVTPKETAYGLRLWDQLIRGNDQIFMTLNGHFHGTSRLVKTNDAGNPVTEIVMDHQMAYEGGNGYLGLFEFDLTNGTISVQTGSPWVVSKPTEKLTAYDQAFLEGDNQQFTLGIDFQQRFAGFAPDFTAGSPDEPSLTQRARDILLDGFVGPDPVTTERPAGTSDFPQVPGTLAHWRMNGLEGTLAEGATIPDVAGGNDLTRVPIAESGSPTAQPGDVTVTGDADPFSSDGAAVCFTGSNKQTNRFSYLTTSADAPVNTAALAGGYTIETFLKIDPSWNQSDNAWMKALVRSGNRSQIGVPETRWDWTASPVALGLSNLKEFQWTEVPIETAKGDRTAWSGEIMVDTWAHVALVNDPAAATTTMYVNGAPVLRNASDTVGHGLDGAMPWLFGSDWVDDRATNGWNGCIGETRVIDHPVGPDQWLTARADLDAVAITSPVVDQGLKPLLRVTGTGLAGATVTVTGAVRATTVVGADGTWTVELTRPLLPGTREVVATQTLGDRTGEASRVRFRVTAVSVVLWPIYKLLGR, from the coding sequence GTGCGGGCCCTCACCGGGGTCCTCGCCACGGCCGCTGCGCTCTCCACGGTCGGCGGCGCGGTCTCCGCCCCGGCCGCGCAGGCCGCGGACACCGAGCCGGCGTCCCGGTTCACCCTCGCCGTCCTGCCGGACACGCAGTTCTACTCCCGGTACGCCGAGTCGCAGTTCGAGCTGCCGGAGCGCTACGGCGACGGCAACAACCCCTTCGCCGTCCAGACCGAGTGGCTCGCGGAGAACGCCGACGCGCTGAACGTCCCCTTCGTCGCGCACCTCGGCGACGTGGTCGACCAGGTCGGCCAGGACGTCGAGTGGCGGACCGCCGACGCGGCCATGCGGACCCTGGACGACGCGGACCTGCCGTACTCGATCCTGGCCGGCAACCACGACGTGCGGAACTCCGCCGACGACCTCTTCGACGACCAGTACGACCTGGCGCAGGAGCCGTTCCTGGACTGGTTCGGCCCCGACCGGGCGGCCGAGCAGTCGACCTACGGCGGCAGCGACCCGACGGGCATGAACTCCTACCACCTGTTCGAGGCCGAGGGTCAGCAGTTCATGGTGCTCGCGCTGTCCTGGCGGGCCTCCGACGCCACCCTGGCCTGGGCCGACCAGGTCATGGCGCAGCACCCGACCGTGCCGGTCATCCTGACCTCGCACGAGGTGCTCAACATCGAGCCGGACGGCGTCACGCCCAAGGAGACCGCCTACGGGCTGCGGCTCTGGGACCAGCTGATCCGCGGCAACGACCAGATCTTCATGACCCTCAACGGTCACTTCCACGGGACCTCGCGGCTGGTGAAGACCAACGACGCCGGCAACCCGGTGACCGAGATCGTCATGGACCACCAGATGGCCTACGAGGGCGGGAACGGCTACCTCGGCCTCTTCGAGTTCGACCTCACCAACGGCACGATCTCGGTCCAGACCGGGTCGCCGTGGGTGGTCTCCAAGCCGACGGAGAAGCTGACCGCCTACGACCAGGCCTTCCTCGAGGGCGACAACCAGCAGTTCACGCTGGGGATCGACTTCCAGCAGCGGTTCGCCGGCTTCGCCCCGGACTTCACGGCCGGCTCGCCCGACGAGCCCTCGCTGACCCAGCGGGCGCGGGACATCCTGCTCGACGGGTTCGTCGGACCGGACCCGGTGACCACCGAGCGGCCCGCCGGCACGTCGGACTTCCCGCAGGTCCCGGGGACCCTGGCGCACTGGCGGATGAACGGGCTCGAGGGCACCCTCGCCGAGGGCGCGACGATCCCCGACGTCGCAGGTGGCAACGACCTGACCCGGGTGCCGATCGCGGAGTCCGGGTCCCCGACGGCCCAGCCGGGCGACGTCACCGTCACCGGCGACGCCGACCCGTTCTCCTCCGACGGCGCGGCCGTCTGCTTCACCGGCTCGAACAAGCAGACCAACCGGTTCAGCTACCTGACCACCAGCGCGGACGCGCCGGTCAACACCGCAGCCCTCGCCGGCGGGTACACGATCGAGACGTTCCTGAAGATCGACCCGAGCTGGAACCAGTCCGACAACGCGTGGATGAAGGCGCTCGTCCGCTCCGGCAACCGCTCGCAGATCGGCGTGCCGGAGACACGGTGGGACTGGACGGCGTCCCCGGTGGCGCTGGGCCTCTCGAACCTCAAGGAGTTCCAGTGGACCGAGGTGCCGATCGAGACGGCCAAGGGTGACCGCACCGCCTGGTCGGGCGAGATCATGGTCGACACCTGGGCGCACGTGGCGCTGGTGAACGACCCGGCCGCGGCGACCACGACGATGTACGTCAACGGCGCCCCGGTGCTCCGCAACGCATCCGACACCGTGGGCCACGGTCTGGACGGTGCGATGCCCTGGCTGTTCGGCTCGGACTGGGTCGACGACCGGGCCACCAACGGCTGGAACGGCTGCATCGGCGAGACCCGCGTCATCGACCACCCGGTGGGCCCGGACCAGTGGCTCACCGCCCGGGCGGACCTCGACGCGGTCGCAATCACCTCGCCGGTGGTGGACCAGGGGCTGAAGCCGCTGCTCCGGGTGACCGGCACCGGCCTGGCCGGGGCCACCGTCACCGTGACCGGTGCGGTGCGGGCCACCACGGTGGTCGGCGCGGACGGCACCTGGACGGTGGAGCTCACGCGCCCGCTGCTGCCCGGGACCCGTGAGGTCGTCGCCACGCAGACGCTGGGTGACCGCACCGGAGAGGCGTCGCGGGTCCGCTTCCGGGTGACCGCGGTGTCGGTGGTGCTCTGGCCGATCTACAAGCTCCTCGGCCGCTGA